One window of Nymphaea colorata isolate Beijing-Zhang1983 chromosome 1, ASM883128v2, whole genome shotgun sequence genomic DNA carries:
- the LOC116265547 gene encoding uncharacterized protein LOC116265547: MEKVACNGQENSTNHAKASQARVDPGVPPSLTWHRKLNWEGKPLSSFSLTKLEMLTMAPIGYRFWRYVKEEESKGRKPINDFFHPPKILPCQGVPLGGIGAGSIGRNYKGEFQRWQLFPAEWQEDPVLANQFSVFCSRSNGQKFSSVLCPGCPDAVKESSDSGIRSWDWKLDGKNCTYHALFPRAWTVYDGEPDPELKIVCRQISPFIPHNYKESSFPVSVFTFELTNSGSTAVDVNLLFTWTNSVGGSSELSGGHSNSIFTKKHGVQGVLLNHKTANGQSPITFAIASQETEDVHVSECPCFIVSGNGRGLSAEKMWCHIKEHGSFDQHVPDGNILPSEKGSSIGAAVLSSVTVPSYQARTVTFSLAWACPELRFASGKTYHRRYTKFYGFNGDAAADLAHDAIMGHQEWESQIEMWQHPILQDKRLPDWYPVTLFNELYYLNAGGTIWTDGMPCIQNKFSTIDEKVSSNKTTSQSKNIDTSVIVLDRITTALDKTRSSSASNAAFGPTFLEEGEENVGQFLYLEGIEYLMWNTYDVHFYASYALIMTFPKLELSIQRDFAAAIMMDDQGKVYTIVDGKWATRKVIGAVPHDIGLHDPWFEVNAYILHGTSKWKDLNPKFVLQVYRDFIATGDMAFCRAVWPSVYVAMAYMEQFDKDEDGMIENEGIPDQTYDLWSVTGVSAYTGGLWVAALEAASAMAHEVGDKISEDMFWAKYEKAKKVYNTLWNGSYLNYDNSDGPTSSSILADQLSGHWYARACGLAPVLDEEKVHTALEKIYNFNVLQFKDGKWGAVNGMLPNGRVDTTAMMSKEVWPGVTYGLAATMIQEGMEEIAFKTARGVYEAVWSQEGLGCAFQTPEGWTCDEKYRSISYMRPLAIWAMHWALSPPKHVKEVLTSRKSEDDMIKHHIGYKNVSEILKLPKEKSRSFLHILYDHTCRRWWT; this comes from the exons ATGGAGAAAGTTGCGTGCAATGGACAGGAGAACTCTACCAATCATGCAAAAGCTTCACAG gCAAGGGTTGATCCAGGGGTTCCTCCCTCATTGACATGGCATCGGAAATTGAATTGGGAGGGAAAACCTCTCTCATCGTTCAGTCTGACTAAATTAGAGATGTTGACGATG GCTCCAATCGGTTATCGGTTTTGGCGCTATGTGAAGGAAGAGGAATCGAAAGGACGG AAGCCAATAAACGACTTCTTCCACCCTCCCAAAATCCTTCCTTGCCAAGGTGTCCCCCTCGGCGGCATCGG TGCAGGAAGCATCGGCAGGAACTACAAGGGCGAGTTCCAAAGATGGCAGCTCTTCCCCGCAGAGTGGCAAGAGGATCCCGTCCTGGCAAATCAATTCTCT GTCTTCTGTTCTCGCTCAAACGGTCAAAAGTTTTCCTCTGTTCTATGCCCTGGATGCCCAGATGCCGTCAA AGAAAGTAGTGATTCTGGCATTAGATCTTGGGATTGGAAACTCGATGGAAAAAACTGTACTTACCATGCACTATTTCCAAGGGCGTGGACTGTATATGATG GTGAACCTGATCCAGAACTAAAAATAGTTTGCAGACAAATATCACCTTTTATACCCCATAACTACAAGGAAAGCAGCTTTCCAGTTTCAGTATTCACATTCGAG CTAACCAATTCTGGCAGCACTGCGGTTGATGTTAATCTGCTTTTCACATGGACA AACTCAGTTGGGGGGAGCTCTGAGTTATCTGGTGGACATTCCAATTCTATATTTAC GAAGAAGCATGGTGTGCAAGGGGTACTTCTAAATCACAA GACAGCAAACGGTCAATCCCCGATTACTTTTGCCATAGCATCGCAGGAGACTGAGGATGTTCATGTATCTGAATGCCCTTGCTTTATAGTATCTGGTAATGGTAGAGGATTATCGGCAGAAAAGATGTGGTGCCATATCAAAGAG CATGGGTCATTTGATCAGCATGTTCCTGATGGGAACATACTGCCTTCAGAGAAGGGATCATCGATTGGAGCTGCAGTACTTTCCTCTGTTACAGTTCCATCCTATCAAGCGCGTACAGTTACATTCTCTTTAGCATGGGCCTGCCCAGAGCTCAGGTTTGCTAGTGGTAAAACATATCATAG ACGATATACCAAATTTTATGGCTTCAATGGTGATGCTGCAGCAGATCTTGCACATGATGCTATTATGG GTCATCAAGAATGGGAATCTCAAATTGAAATGTGGCAGCATCCTATTCTCCAAGATAAAAGGCTTCCAGATTG GTATCCAGTCACTCTGTTCAATGAGCTCTATTATCTAAATGCTGGCGGAACAATATGGACTG atGGCATGCCTTGTATTCAGAACAAATTTTCTACTATTGATGAAAAGGTTTCCTCTAATAAAACCACTTCCCAGAGCAAAAATATCGATACTTCAGTTATTGTCCTTGATAGGATCACTACTGCTCTTGATAAGACACGAAGCTCAAGTGCATCAAATGCAGCTTTTGGACCTACATTTCttgaagagggagaagagaatgTTGGACAGTTCTTGTATCTTGAAGGAATAGAATACCTTATGTGGAACACTTATGATGTGCATTTTTATGCGTCATATGCTCTTATCATGACGTTTCCCAAACTTGAACTCAGCATCCAAAGAGATTTTGCAGCAGCAATAATGATGGATGACCAGGGAAAAGTATATACAATCGTTGATGGGAAGTGGGCTACTAGGAAGGTTATTGGTGCTGTACCTCATGATATTGGACTTCATGATCCATGGTTTGAAGTAAATGCCTACATTCTGCATGGTACAAGTAAATGGAAGGACTTGAACCCAAAATTTGTGCTCCAAGTTTATAGAGACTTCATTGCAACTGGGGATATGGCATTTTGTCGTGCTGTCTGGCCATCAGTTTATGTTGCCATGGCTTACATGGAGCAATTTGACAAAGATGAAGATGGGATGATCGAGAATGAAGGTATTCCTGATCAGACCTATGACTTGTGGTCTGTAACTGGCGTGAGTGCTTATACTGGAGGGCTTTGGGTGGCAGCACTAGAGGCAGCTTCTGCCATGGCACATGAAGTTGGTGATAAGATTTCTGAAGATATGTTCTGGGCTAAGTATGAAAAGGCTAAAAAGGTCTACAATACATTGTGGAACGGATCTTATTTGAATTATGATAACAGTGATGGCCCTACAAGCTCATCAATTCTAGCAGATCAATTGTCTGGACATTG GTATGCTAGGGCTTGTGGTCTTGCCCCAgttttggatgaagaaaaggtACATACTGCACTTGAGAAGATTTATAACTTCAACGTGTTACAATTTAAAGATGGCAAATGGGGGGCTGTCAATGGGATGCTACCGAATGGTAGGGTTGACACAACAGCAATGATGTCAAAAGAGGTATGGCCTGGAGTGACTTATGGTTTGGCAGCCACTATGATACAAGAAGGCATGGAAGAGATAGCTTTTAAAACAGCAAGAGGAGTATATGAAGCTGTTTGGTCTCAGGAAGGACTTGG TTGTGCATTTCAAACACCTGAAGGCTGGACATGTGACGAAAAATACCGTTCTATCTCTTATATGAGGCCTCTTGCTATCTGGGCAATGCATTGGGCTTTGTCGCCACCAAAACATGTTAAGGAAGTACTCACATCAAGAAAATCTGAAGATGATATGATCAAACACCATATTGGATACAAAAATGTTTCAGAAATATTGAAGTTGCCTAAAGAGAAGTCAAGGAGCTTCCTCCACATTCTTTATGACCATACTTGCAGAAGATGGTGGACTTAG